A single region of the Streptomyces sp. ITFR-16 genome encodes:
- a CDS encoding 3'-5' exonuclease, translated as MDTAPEPDPLPDLLNVVDIEATCWDGQPPAGAVSEIIEIGLTVVDLRARRRLARHRVLVRPARSRVSAFCTGLTGLTQQEVDTGLSFREACALLASEHAAGARPWASWGDYDRNQFVRQCRATATPYPFGRRHTNAKIPFTLAHGLRKRPGMATALRIAGLPLEGRHHSGADDAWNIAALILDVAGRGGWPTTDAL; from the coding sequence ATGGACACGGCACCGGAACCGGACCCGCTCCCCGACCTCCTCAACGTCGTGGACATCGAGGCGACCTGCTGGGACGGGCAGCCGCCCGCCGGCGCGGTGAGCGAAATCATCGAGATCGGGCTGACGGTCGTCGACCTGCGGGCCCGCCGGCGCCTCGCGCGCCACCGTGTCCTGGTCCGCCCGGCCCGGTCCCGGGTCAGCGCGTTCTGCACCGGGCTGACGGGCCTGACCCAGCAGGAGGTCGACACGGGCCTCTCCTTCCGCGAGGCCTGTGCCCTGCTCGCATCCGAGCACGCGGCGGGCGCCCGGCCGTGGGCGAGCTGGGGCGACTACGACCGCAACCAGTTCGTCCGGCAGTGCCGGGCGACCGCCACCCCGTACCCCTTCGGGCGCCGCCACACCAACGCGAAGATCCCCTTCACCCTCGCCCACGGCCTGCGCAAACGCCCCGGCATGGCCACGGCCCTGCGGATCGCGGGGCTCCCGCTGGAGGGCCGCCACCACAGCGGTGCGGACGACGCGTGGAACATCGCCGCCCTGATCCTGGACGTCGCCGGCCGGGGCGGGTGGCCGACGACGGACGCGCTCTAG
- a CDS encoding NAD-binding protein, producing MLGHVSPLPQQPQRSASPGHMVVCGDDALAQRLAVELRYVYGERVTLVLPPDPGTARPELPLTGRGRAAALFGRMSSAMNRNGGGRDGDTNAGVEAVRILQAAEPADEAFEEAGIETAAALALVYDDDERNIRAALTARRLNPRLRLVIRLYNRKLGQHLETLLDQAAVASPGLDQQALDASTTVLSDADTAAPALAATALAGSSKVIQAEGLLLRAAERTPPRDGQVADPGLCTLALLSSTTHDPAGTEGSDSSGDEGPRLLPDQAQVAAATGRGTVVLEAVSQAAPAGRKPRMGGRGAPLSQVFSRRLRWSALGVGLAVLGLAVASSITTGDNALHAVYLTLLDLFAMGDPAIGDPTARQIIQILSGVAGLLLLPLLVAGVLEAFGSLRTASALRRPPRGLSGHVVLLGLGKIGTRVLVQLRELGIPVVCVEDDPDARGIPVARRLHVPVVLGDVTQEGVLEAAKIRRSRALLALTSIDTTNLEAALYARSVKPNLRVTLRLFDDEFATAVYRTLRTAHPQALTRSRSVSHLAAPSFAVAMMGRQILGAVPVERKVMLFAAVEVAGHPQLEGRTVEQAFRAGAWRVLALDVAPPADRRPDLAAPVPPPQAPGAAADHPGGLVWNLHPGYVLQPTDRVVIAATRRGLAELLRRHSTLSRR from the coding sequence ATGCTGGGTCATGTGTCTCCTCTTCCGCAGCAGCCCCAACGCTCCGCGTCCCCCGGCCACATGGTCGTCTGCGGCGACGACGCGCTCGCCCAGCGCCTCGCCGTGGAGTTGCGCTACGTCTACGGGGAACGGGTCACCCTCGTCCTCCCCCCGGACCCCGGCACGGCGCGGCCCGAACTGCCACTGACCGGCCGGGGCCGGGCGGCGGCGCTGTTCGGCCGGATGTCGTCCGCGATGAACCGCAACGGCGGCGGCCGGGACGGCGACACCAACGCCGGGGTGGAGGCCGTCCGCATCCTCCAGGCGGCGGAGCCCGCCGACGAGGCGTTCGAGGAGGCGGGCATCGAGACGGCGGCGGCGCTGGCCCTCGTCTACGACGACGACGAGCGCAACATCCGGGCCGCGCTGACCGCCCGCCGGCTCAACCCCCGTCTGCGGCTGGTGATCCGGCTCTACAACCGCAAGCTCGGCCAGCATCTGGAGACCCTGCTCGACCAGGCGGCGGTCGCCTCGCCCGGCCTCGACCAGCAGGCGCTGGACGCCTCCACCACGGTCCTGTCCGACGCCGACACCGCGGCCCCCGCCCTCGCCGCGACCGCGCTCGCCGGGTCCAGCAAGGTGATCCAGGCGGAGGGCCTGCTCCTGCGCGCGGCCGAGCGGACCCCGCCCCGGGACGGCCAGGTCGCCGATCCGGGCCTGTGCACGCTGGCCCTGCTCTCCTCCACCACCCATGACCCGGCCGGCACCGAGGGCTCCGACAGCAGCGGTGACGAGGGGCCCCGGCTGCTGCCCGACCAGGCCCAGGTGGCGGCCGCGACCGGGCGGGGCACGGTGGTCCTGGAGGCCGTGAGCCAGGCCGCTCCGGCCGGCCGCAAGCCCCGGATGGGCGGCAGGGGCGCGCCCCTGAGCCAGGTCTTCTCGCGCCGGCTGCGCTGGTCCGCGCTGGGCGTGGGCCTGGCGGTCCTCGGCCTGGCGGTGGCGTCCTCGATCACGACCGGCGACAACGCGCTGCACGCCGTCTATCTGACCCTGCTCGACCTGTTCGCGATGGGCGACCCGGCGATCGGGGACCCGACCGCCCGCCAGATCATCCAGATCCTCTCCGGTGTCGCCGGGCTGCTGCTGCTCCCCCTGCTGGTGGCCGGGGTTCTGGAGGCGTTCGGCTCGCTGCGGACCGCCTCGGCGCTGCGCCGTCCGCCGCGCGGCCTGTCCGGGCACGTGGTGCTGCTGGGCCTCGGCAAGATCGGCACCCGGGTCCTGGTCCAGCTCCGCGAACTCGGCATCCCCGTGGTGTGCGTGGAGGACGACCCGGACGCCCGGGGCATCCCGGTGGCCCGGCGGCTGCACGTCCCGGTGGTCCTCGGGGACGTCACCCAGGAGGGCGTCCTGGAGGCGGCGAAGATCCGCCGCTCCCGCGCGCTGCTGGCCCTGACCAGCATCGACACCACCAATCTGGAGGCCGCGCTGTACGCCCGCTCGGTCAAGCCGAATCTGCGGGTGACACTGCGGCTGTTCGACGACGAGTTCGCCACCGCCGTCTACCGCACCCTGCGCACGGCCCACCCGCAGGCCCTGACCCGCTCCCGCTCGGTCTCGCACCTGGCGGCGCCCTCGTTCGCGGTGGCCATGATGGGCCGGCAGATCCTGGGCGCGGTCCCGGTCGAGCGGAAGGTGATGCTGTTCGCCGCGGTCGAGGTGGCGGGCCATCCCCAGCTGGAGGGCCGCACGGTGGAGCAGGCGTTCCGGGCCGGCGCCTGGCGGGTGCTGGCGCTGGACGTGGCCCCGCCCGCCGACCGCCGCCCGGACCTGGCCGCACCCGTCCCGCCGCCGCAGGCCCCGGGCGCGGCCGCGGACCACCCGGGGGGTCTCGTCTGGAACCTCCACCCCGGCTATGTCCTCCAGCCCACGGACCGGGTGGTCATCGCGGCGACCCGCCGGGGCCTGGCCGAACTCCTGCGCAGACACAGCACGTTGAGCCGGCGCTGA
- a CDS encoding DNA repair ATPase, whose product MDTQTPPVGGPEAGAYDVLRRRLGTHAAELARRAETLNSRRTEEFGSTGLRLLGSEQIRTGRPSVPRDLVAVGGELLFGFERGPGHREEPAVEDVLALYADDLGAGTHGLLADAAFVREFNGLHRYFRDARLLRLRRTEGRLLAVFRTGETAEDIRVLRWALNADGSPGDFLDARGERDHVFPPSHDFTWTTAGREAHIPGRHPHIAIGGGARLFVDTLNGTLTVKTADDTDGPDGIYEEPVTEPLQSLADAEVEYAELGPLVLLRIRPYKEEARRHLVFNSLLGTVVRLDGIGPACLRLPEDQGIIFPGGFYLTTGEARTFDIAQPLTDPVFEGAVRSPNGEDVLYSFRSREDGRSLLLPYNVIRQEVATPLQGRGHALLDDGTLVVLRDPVEGGDGGPARVHPLQRWETPYVSDTCAASRPAGTGPLARVGNADLVRGISDCLALAHSAAETTPTGAVYERLVADCARAADRYHWLGDAGLDDLAEPLAALRETAQQVLGEFGAVQELTRQAADALEETAERITTLVRRVRGEAPRSAAEWVDRLTELRGAHGHLATLSEMRYADAERIAELTATTADDLEAAGRRAVAFLARDDAFAGYHEDIARLTEEAAAIGSVSDAAALGDRLAAMTDGLSTVTDVVAGLDIGDGVVRTSILERIAEVLGGVNRARATLDARRRTLLDHEGRAEFAAEFALLGQAVTAALAAADTPDACDEQLARLLLQLENLEARFAEFDDFLAELGERRTEVYEAFSARRQTLQDALARRTERLAESAARVLETVSRRSSALPDADAVHTYFASDPMVAKVRRTAEELRALGDTVRAEELDGQLIAARQEAGRALRDRGELYADGGSVIRLGRHRFAVNTQPFELTLVPQDGHLAFAVTGTDYRMPVTDPDFAATRPYWDQLLPSESPAVYRGEHLAARLLADRGADRLADLDETGLAALVRESAAAAYDEGYQRGVHDEDATAILAALLRLHAGAGLLRCPPAVRAAAQLFWAHGTDEARRTSWTRRARSLARARETFGLAPAVAALQEEWAGQIPGEGSRAVAAYLFEELTSGPEGFVTGAAVRTFLDKFRRATGTSAYDEDLAALADDLPARRQLVEGWLTSYSEASGTDLDAGDLAEAVAVELCPEPLLARYEADAPLTETVDGLLGVHPRIDRGRLTVRIDELLARTDAFRTEVVPGFRAYQRRRTALVAAERTRLRLDDHRPRVMSAFVRNRLLDEVYLPLIGDSLAKQLGTADADRRTDSQGLLLLVSPPGYGKTTLMEYVADRLGMVLVKISGPNLGHDVTSLDPAQARGATARQEVEKINFALEAGNNTLLYLDDIQHTSPELLQKFIPLCDATRRIEGVRDGEPRSYDLRGKRFAVCMAGNPYTESGERFRVPDMLANRADVWNLGEVLSGREDVFALSFVENALTANPVLAPLAAWSREDLALLLRLASGVPSASADRLEQRCAPAEVERITAVLRHLLRARDTVLAVNSAYIASAAQTDATRTEPPFRLQGSYRNMNRIAERIVPVMNDAELSAVIDDHYAGEAQTLTTGAEAALLKLAALRGTLGPEQAERWAALCASYVRTQALGGPEGDPLTRAVAALGLLADRIAAVETAIGRAADPRRLLARPADRTPVPHTAHETHEDR is encoded by the coding sequence ATGGACACCCAGACCCCGCCCGTGGGCGGGCCCGAGGCCGGGGCCTACGACGTGCTGCGGCGCCGGCTCGGCACCCACGCCGCCGAGCTCGCCCGCCGCGCCGAGACGCTCAACTCCCGCCGCACCGAGGAGTTCGGCTCCACCGGACTGCGGCTGCTCGGCAGCGAGCAGATCCGCACGGGGCGCCCCTCCGTCCCCCGCGACCTCGTCGCCGTCGGCGGGGAGCTGCTGTTCGGCTTCGAGCGCGGGCCCGGCCACCGCGAGGAGCCGGCCGTCGAGGACGTGCTCGCGCTGTACGCGGACGATCTCGGCGCCGGCACCCACGGCCTGCTCGCCGACGCCGCGTTCGTCCGCGAGTTCAACGGCCTGCACCGCTACTTCCGCGACGCCCGCCTGCTGCGGCTGCGCCGGACCGAGGGCCGGCTGCTGGCCGTGTTCCGTACCGGCGAGACCGCCGAGGACATCCGGGTCCTGCGCTGGGCGCTGAACGCCGACGGGTCCCCCGGCGACTTCCTCGACGCGCGCGGCGAGCGCGACCACGTGTTCCCGCCGTCGCACGACTTCACCTGGACCACCGCCGGACGCGAGGCCCACATTCCCGGCCGCCACCCGCACATCGCGATCGGCGGCGGGGCGCGGCTGTTCGTCGACACGCTCAACGGCACCCTCACGGTCAAGACCGCCGACGACACGGACGGCCCGGACGGGATCTACGAGGAGCCGGTCACCGAGCCGCTCCAGTCGCTCGCGGACGCCGAGGTCGAGTACGCGGAGCTCGGCCCGCTGGTCCTGCTGCGCATCCGCCCGTACAAGGAGGAGGCGCGGCGCCACCTCGTCTTCAACTCCCTGCTCGGCACGGTCGTGCGGCTGGACGGGATCGGCCCGGCCTGCCTGCGGCTGCCCGAGGACCAGGGGATCATCTTCCCCGGCGGCTTCTACCTGACCACCGGCGAGGCCCGCACCTTCGACATCGCACAGCCGCTCACCGACCCCGTCTTCGAGGGGGCCGTCCGCTCCCCCAACGGCGAGGACGTGCTCTACTCCTTCCGCTCCCGGGAGGACGGCCGCAGCCTGCTGCTGCCGTACAACGTGATCCGCCAGGAGGTCGCCACCCCGCTCCAGGGCCGGGGCCACGCGCTGCTCGACGACGGCACGCTGGTGGTCCTGCGGGACCCGGTGGAGGGCGGCGACGGCGGTCCGGCGCGGGTTCACCCGCTCCAGCGCTGGGAGACGCCGTATGTCTCCGACACCTGTGCCGCCTCCCGGCCCGCCGGGACCGGCCCGCTCGCCCGGGTGGGCAACGCCGATCTGGTGCGCGGCATCTCCGACTGCCTCGCGCTCGCGCACAGCGCCGCCGAGACCACCCCGACCGGTGCGGTGTACGAGCGGCTGGTCGCGGACTGCGCCCGCGCCGCCGACCGCTACCACTGGCTCGGTGACGCCGGACTCGACGACCTGGCCGAGCCGTTGGCCGCGCTGCGGGAGACCGCCCAGCAGGTGCTGGGGGAGTTCGGGGCCGTCCAGGAGCTGACCCGGCAGGCCGCCGACGCGCTGGAGGAGACCGCGGAGCGGATCACCACGCTGGTGCGCCGGGTACGCGGCGAGGCGCCGCGCTCGGCCGCCGAGTGGGTCGACCGGCTCACCGAACTCCGGGGCGCGCACGGTCATCTGGCCACCCTCTCCGAGATGCGCTATGCGGACGCCGAGCGGATCGCGGAGCTGACCGCCACCACCGCCGACGACCTCGAAGCGGCGGGCCGGCGCGCGGTCGCGTTCCTCGCCAGGGACGACGCCTTCGCCGGCTACCACGAGGACATCGCCCGGCTCACCGAGGAGGCGGCCGCGATCGGCTCCGTCTCCGACGCCGCCGCGCTCGGGGACCGGCTGGCCGCGATGACGGACGGGCTGAGCACGGTCACCGATGTGGTGGCCGGGCTGGACATCGGTGACGGCGTGGTCCGTACGTCGATCCTGGAGCGGATCGCGGAGGTGCTCGGCGGGGTCAACCGGGCCCGCGCCACGCTCGACGCCCGCCGCCGCACCCTGCTGGACCACGAGGGCCGGGCCGAGTTCGCCGCCGAGTTCGCGCTGCTGGGGCAGGCCGTCACGGCCGCGCTGGCCGCCGCGGACACCCCGGACGCGTGTGACGAGCAGTTGGCCAGGCTGCTGCTCCAGCTGGAGAACCTGGAGGCGCGGTTCGCGGAGTTCGACGACTTCCTGGCCGAGCTGGGCGAGCGGCGGACGGAGGTGTACGAGGCGTTCTCGGCCCGCAGGCAGACCCTTCAGGACGCCCTCGCCCGCCGTACGGAACGGCTCGCCGAGTCCGCCGCCCGGGTGCTGGAGACCGTCTCGCGCCGCAGCTCCGCGCTGCCGGACGCGGACGCCGTGCACACCTACTTCGCCTCCGACCCGATGGTCGCCAAGGTCCGCCGCACCGCCGAGGAGCTGCGCGCCCTCGGTGACACCGTGCGGGCCGAGGAGCTGGACGGGCAGCTGATCGCGGCCCGCCAGGAGGCCGGCCGGGCCCTGCGCGACCGGGGCGAGCTGTACGCGGACGGCGGATCGGTGATCCGGCTGGGCCGGCACCGGTTCGCGGTCAACACCCAGCCCTTCGAGCTGACCCTGGTCCCCCAGGACGGCCACCTCGCCTTCGCGGTCACCGGGACCGACTACCGGATGCCGGTCACCGACCCGGACTTCGCGGCCACCCGCCCGTACTGGGACCAGCTGCTGCCCTCCGAGTCCCCGGCCGTCTACCGGGGCGAGCACCTGGCCGCCCGGCTCCTGGCCGACCGGGGCGCGGACCGCCTCGCGGATCTGGACGAGACCGGGCTCGCGGCTCTCGTACGGGAGTCGGCAGCCGCCGCGTACGACGAGGGGTATCAGCGCGGGGTCCACGACGAGGACGCCACCGCGATCCTGGCCGCCCTGCTGCGGCTGCACGCGGGCGCGGGGCTGCTGCGCTGTCCGCCCGCCGTCCGGGCCGCCGCCCAGCTCTTCTGGGCGCACGGCACGGACGAGGCGCGCCGCACCTCCTGGACCCGCCGGGCCCGCTCGCTGGCCCGCGCCCGGGAGACCTTCGGCCTCGCGCCCGCCGTCGCCGCGCTCCAGGAGGAGTGGGCCGGACAGATCCCGGGCGAGGGCTCCCGGGCCGTCGCCGCGTATCTCTTCGAGGAGCTGACGAGCGGCCCCGAGGGGTTCGTGACCGGCGCCGCCGTCCGTACCTTCCTGGACAAGTTCCGCCGGGCCACCGGCACTTCGGCGTACGACGAGGACCTGGCCGCGCTCGCGGACGACCTGCCGGCCCGGCGCCAGCTCGTCGAGGGGTGGCTCACCTCGTACTCCGAGGCGAGCGGCACGGACCTGGACGCGGGCGACCTCGCGGAGGCCGTCGCCGTCGAGCTCTGCCCGGAGCCGCTGCTCGCCCGGTACGAGGCCGACGCGCCGCTGACCGAGACCGTGGACGGGCTGCTGGGCGTCCACCCCCGCATCGACCGGGGCCGGCTGACCGTACGGATCGACGAACTCCTCGCCCGTACCGACGCGTTCCGTACCGAGGTCGTGCCCGGCTTCCGCGCCTACCAGCGCCGGCGCACCGCCCTGGTCGCCGCCGAGCGCACCCGGCTGCGGCTGGACGACCACCGGCCGCGCGTCATGTCGGCGTTCGTCCGCAACCGGCTGCTCGACGAGGTGTATCTGCCGCTCATCGGCGACAGCCTCGCCAAGCAGCTCGGCACCGCCGACGCCGACCGGCGCACCGACTCGCAGGGCCTGCTGCTGCTCGTCTCGCCGCCCGGCTACGGCAAGACGACGCTCATGGAGTACGTCGCCGACCGGCTCGGCATGGTCCTCGTCAAGATCAGCGGCCCGAATCTGGGCCACGACGTGACCTCGCTGGACCCGGCGCAGGCGCGCGGCGCGACCGCCCGCCAGGAGGTCGAGAAGATCAACTTCGCGCTGGAGGCGGGCAACAACACGCTGCTCTACCTCGACGACATCCAGCACACCTCGCCCGAGCTGCTCCAGAAGTTCATCCCGCTCTGCGACGCCACCCGCCGGATCGAGGGGGTGCGCGACGGCGAGCCGCGCAGCTACGACCTGCGGGGCAAGCGGTTCGCGGTGTGCATGGCGGGCAATCCGTACACCGAGTCCGGGGAGCGGTTCCGGGTCCCGGACATGCTGGCGAACCGGGCGGACGTCTGGAACCTCGGCGAGGTGCTGAGCGGCCGCGAGGACGTCTTCGCGCTGAGCTTCGTCGAGAACGCGCTGACCGCCAACCCGGTGCTGGCCCCGCTCGCCGCGTGGTCGCGCGAGGACCTCGCGCTGCTGCTGCGGCTGGCCTCCGGCGTCCCGTCGGCGAGCGCGGACCGGCTGGAGCAGCGGTGCGCACCGGCCGAGGTGGAGCGGATCACCGCCGTGCTGCGGCATCTGCTGCGCGCCCGCGACACCGTGCTCGCGGTCAACTCCGCGTACATCGCCTCGGCCGCGCAGACGGACGCGACGCGCACCGAACCGCCCTTCCGGCTCCAGGGTTCGTACCGCAACATGAACCGGATCGCGGAGCGGATCGTGCCGGTGATGAACGACGCCGAGCTGTCCGCCGTCATCGACGACCACTACGCGGGCGAGGCCCAGACGCTCACCACCGGCGCCGAGGCCGCGCTGCTGAAGCTCGCCGCCCTGCGCGGCACCCTCGGCCCCGAGCAGGCCGAACGCTGGGCCGCGCTGTGCGCCTCGTACGTCCGCACCCAGGCGCTCGGCGGGCCGGAGGGTGATCCGCTGACCCGCGCGGTGGCGGCGCTCGGGCTGCTCGCGGACCGGATCGCGGCGGTGGAGACGGCGATCGGCCGCGCGGCCGACCCGCGCCGGCTGCTGGCCCGGCCGGCGGACCGGACTCCGGTGCCGCACACGGCACATGAGACACACGAGGACCGCTGA
- a CDS encoding flotillin family protein, whose translation MDAISLGLGLLVAVVLLIAVALLLIVTRLFRKVEQGKALIISKTKKVDVTFTGAVVLPVLHKAESMDISVKTIEIRRTGREGLICQDNIRADIHITFFVRVNKTVEDVIKVAQAIGTERASDKIAIQEFFAAKFSEALKTVGKQLDFVDLYTKREEFRDRIIRVIGTDLNGYHLDDAAIDFLEQTPMVQLDGANILDAQGIRKITELTAIEHVRTNEFQRTEQKEITRQDVDARETILELERRQAEAEIKQRREVETLRAREEAATARVQEEERLGAQAAFIRTEEQLGIQRENQAREIAVAQKNRERVIAVENERIEKDRMLEVIGRERQTELDRIAATKEVEAERREVADVIRERIAVDRTVAEQEESIKTLRSVEESERTRKSVIIAAEAEAQEQLVKDIKAAEAAEAAATHRAAEQLTLAEARLKTADLDARAKLRLAEGVQAESAAPGLADVQVRDAAAEVIEKTGLAEAQATSARLKAEAEGARLKALATAEGTQAQATADAAVIGEKLKAEAAGLTDKAAAMAALDDASRGHEEYRLRLEAEKEIRLAGLDVQRQVAEAQATVLATGLENADIDIVGGESVFFDRLVSSISMGKSLDGFVENSGTAKALAGPWLDGSSSFTDDLTRVLGSVSTGDVQNLTVSALLMRMMASPGAGADQVRQLLDHARSLGLADVPVTQLAGSAPSSPAPSRNGTPVA comes from the coding sequence ATGGATGCCATCTCCTTGGGCCTCGGCCTGCTCGTCGCCGTGGTCCTGCTCATCGCCGTCGCCCTGCTTCTGATCGTCACCCGGCTCTTCCGCAAGGTGGAACAGGGCAAGGCCCTGATCATCTCCAAGACCAAGAAGGTCGATGTCACCTTCACCGGTGCCGTCGTCCTGCCGGTGCTGCACAAGGCCGAGTCCATGGACATCTCGGTGAAGACCATCGAGATCCGCCGGACCGGGCGCGAGGGCCTGATCTGCCAGGACAACATCCGCGCCGACATCCACATCACGTTCTTCGTCCGGGTCAACAAGACCGTCGAGGACGTCATCAAGGTCGCCCAGGCGATCGGCACCGAGCGGGCCAGCGACAAGATCGCCATCCAGGAGTTCTTCGCCGCGAAGTTCTCCGAGGCGCTCAAGACCGTCGGAAAGCAGCTGGACTTCGTCGACCTGTACACCAAGCGCGAGGAGTTCCGGGACCGGATCATCCGGGTCATCGGGACCGACCTCAACGGCTACCACCTCGACGACGCCGCGATCGACTTCCTCGAGCAGACCCCGATGGTCCAGCTCGACGGCGCCAACATCCTCGACGCCCAGGGCATCCGCAAGATCACCGAGCTGACGGCGATCGAGCACGTGCGGACCAACGAGTTCCAGCGCACCGAGCAGAAGGAGATCACCCGGCAGGACGTCGACGCCCGGGAGACCATCCTGGAGCTGGAGCGCCGGCAGGCCGAGGCCGAGATCAAGCAGCGCCGCGAGGTCGAGACACTGCGGGCCCGCGAAGAGGCCGCGACCGCCCGGGTGCAGGAGGAGGAGCGGCTCGGGGCCCAGGCCGCGTTCATCAGGACGGAGGAGCAGCTGGGCATCCAGCGGGAGAACCAGGCCCGTGAGATCGCCGTAGCGCAGAAGAACCGCGAGCGGGTCATCGCCGTGGAGAACGAGCGCATCGAGAAGGACCGGATGCTGGAGGTCATCGGGCGCGAGCGGCAGACCGAGCTGGACCGGATCGCCGCGACGAAGGAGGTCGAGGCCGAGCGCCGCGAGGTCGCCGATGTGATCCGGGAGCGGATCGCGGTGGACCGTACGGTCGCCGAGCAGGAGGAGTCCATCAAGACGCTGCGGTCGGTCGAGGAGTCCGAGCGCACCCGCAAGTCGGTCATCATCGCGGCCGAGGCGGAGGCCCAGGAGCAGCTGGTCAAGGACATCAAGGCGGCGGAGGCGGCCGAGGCCGCGGCCACCCACCGGGCGGCCGAGCAGCTCACGCTCGCCGAGGCCCGGCTGAAGACCGCGGACCTCGACGCCAGGGCGAAGCTGCGGCTGGCCGAAGGCGTCCAGGCGGAGTCGGCGGCGCCCGGCCTCGCGGACGTGCAGGTACGGGACGCGGCGGCCGAGGTCATCGAGAAGACCGGTCTGGCCGAGGCGCAGGCGACGTCCGCGCGGCTGAAGGCGGAGGCGGAGGGCGCACGGCTCAAGGCCCTCGCCACGGCCGAGGGCACACAGGCCCAGGCGACGGCCGACGCGGCGGTGATCGGCGAGAAGCTGAAGGCCGAGGCGGCGGGGCTCACGGACAAGGCGGCCGCGATGGCCGCGCTGGACGACGCCTCGCGCGGACACGAGGAGTACCGGCTGCGGCTGGAGGCGGAGAAGGAGATCCGGCTCGCCGGGCTGGATGTGCAGCGCCAAGTCGCCGAGGCGCAGGCGACGGTGCTGGCCACGGGGCTGGAGAACGCCGACATCGACATCGTCGGCGGGGAGTCGGTCTTCTTCGACCGGCTGGTCTCGTCCATCTCGATGGGCAAGAGCCTGGACGGCTTCGTGGAGAACTCCGGCACGGCGAAGGCGCTGGCCGGGCCGTGGCTGGACGGGTCCTCGTCCTTCACCGACGACCTGACGCGGGTGCTGGGGTCGGTGTCGACGGGTGATGTGCAGAACCTGACGGTATCGGCGCTGCTGATGCGGATGATGGCTTCGCCGGGGGCGGGGGCGGACCAGGTCCGCCAGTTGCTGGACCACGCGCGGTCGCTGGGGCTCGCGGATGTGCCCGTGACCCAGCTCGCGGGGTCGGCGCCGTCATCGCCGGCGCCGTCGCGCAACGGTACGCCGGTGGCCTAG
- a CDS encoding helix-turn-helix domain-containing protein, with protein sequence MAEPEIPDSFLEGYADILRDAAGTGRRLTREELDTRRAFGRQAAEAGHQLRALVRMHLAETRATWPAAAPGATAATTAAAADSVLAAMEQAVDAFADGFERAQRLTVRREEAARREFIDDLLYGRSDLGRLAERATRFGLRLSRAHAVAVAAGPEAYTETDAVPRQVESALLARFSGRKILLTTKDGRLVCIAPGSQPDVLRYFAKQAHAATDGGRVAVGRAHRGPGGVVQSYDEALDALDLADRMGLDDPVLYASDLLVYPVLTRDRQAMADLVRSELGPLQEARGGAEPLLKTLSVYFDAGCVAAETARRLTLSVRALTYRLERIHQLTGSDPTDPMHRYTLQTAVIGARLLDWPAKEI encoded by the coding sequence GTGGCGGAACCGGAGATTCCCGACAGCTTTCTGGAGGGGTACGCCGACATCCTGCGTGACGCCGCCGGGACGGGCCGCCGGCTCACCCGGGAGGAACTGGACACCCGCCGCGCCTTCGGCCGGCAGGCGGCCGAGGCCGGACACCAGCTGCGCGCCCTGGTCCGCATGCATCTGGCCGAGACCCGGGCCACCTGGCCGGCCGCCGCCCCCGGCGCCACGGCGGCCACCACCGCCGCGGCGGCGGACAGCGTGCTGGCCGCCATGGAGCAGGCGGTCGACGCCTTCGCCGACGGCTTCGAGCGGGCGCAGCGCCTCACCGTCCGGCGCGAGGAGGCCGCCCGCCGGGAGTTCATCGACGACCTGCTGTACGGGCGCAGCGATCTGGGCCGCCTCGCCGAGCGCGCCACCCGGTTCGGGCTGCGGCTCTCGCGCGCCCACGCCGTCGCGGTGGCGGCGGGCCCGGAGGCGTACACGGAGACGGACGCGGTGCCGCGCCAGGTGGAGTCGGCGCTGCTGGCCCGGTTCAGCGGCCGCAAGATCCTGCTCACCACGAAGGACGGCCGGCTGGTCTGCATCGCGCCCGGCAGCCAGCCCGACGTCCTGCGGTACTTCGCCAAGCAGGCGCACGCGGCGACGGACGGCGGCCGGGTGGCGGTCGGCCGCGCCCACCGGGGCCCCGGCGGGGTGGTCCAGTCCTACGACGAGGCCCTGGACGCGCTGGACCTGGCGGACCGGATGGGGCTGGACGACCCCGTGCTGTACGCCTCCGACCTGCTGGTCTATCCCGTACTGACCCGGGACCGGCAGGCGATGGCCGATCTGGTGCGCAGCGAGCTCGGCCCGCTCCAGGAGGCCAGGGGCGGCGCGGAGCCGCTGCTCAAGACGCTCTCCGTCTACTTCGACGCGGGCTGTGTCGCCGCCGAGACGGCCCGCAGGCTGACGCTGAGCGTGCGCGCCCTGACGTACCGCCTGGAGCGCATCCACCAGCTCACCGGATCCGACCCGACCGACCCGATGCACCGCTACACCCTCCAGACCGCGGTGATCGGGGCGAGGCTGCTGGACTGGCCCGCCAAGGAGATCTGA